The DNA segment CTGCTGTCATTATCACAGGATTCTTTTCCCCCCTCTTCTACAGTCCAGCCACTGGCATCGTTTTGATCATGGCTTTTATATGCGCAACCCAACCAGCAGTGCGCTCTTTCAAGTTCGAATAAACTCCTCATCCTCTATCCATTCTTACTTCTCTCGGTAAAATCTTCTCGCATTCACGAGCAGATATCTTTGGATCTTGGCTTTTAAAACAAAGATATGTCTTGAATACTCACGCCTACTTAAAAAAGACTTAGTTCTTTTCAGATATCTAAAATAACTAACTTTACCCCACTTACAAAACTCACCAGCTACCTTACTAATACTAGACACTAGCAATCAAATTACAAATTGTAACTCTTTATACTTACTATTTAATAGATTTATTGACGCTGTTTTGTATTACTTTTGAACTACTTTTATTTATCAAAAAATCATTAATAAAAACTTTATTTAGCACTACGAAACAATATTTATTTATTTTCAATTTGTATGACAAATGTATTGACAATTCTACCCAATCTGGCAAAAGTCTTATCAACGAAGCAAAAACATGAGTAAAAAAGTAAAATCCGTAAGGATACCTATAGAGCTGGAGGCGATGAACCTCTCCAAGCTAATCCGGGAATGTGAGAATTATCTCAGAGACTTGGAGTCTGCTACGTTGCTCAAATCCGGGGGAAACCGGGACGCAGCCGAAGCTCTGCTGAGCACAAGACAGCTCGATTTAGGTAAACGAATTGCTAAAATGATATGGGAAGCGCGGGTAGAATATGGTAAGATCCGGTAATTTTGTAATATAAAAATATCACTTCAAAAGAGACTCAGGATCAGGAACAGCTCAATGAAAGAAAAAAAAGTCAGTGAAAGCAGAGCATACACAACCTACAGGGTGCTCCCGCAGGATACGAATCCAGCTGGCAACCTTCATGGTGGGGTTCTTCTGAAACAGCTGGATCTCATTGCTGCCACCTGCGCCATGCGTCATGCCCGTAAACCTGTGGTCACAGCCTCTATTGACAGGATGAACTTTCTTAGACCCGCATATGTCGGCGAGCTTATCAACCTTCATGCGAACGTGAATATGGTAGGCAGAACTTCAATGGAAATCGGAGTGCGGGTCGAAGCTGAAAATCTTCTTACAGGAGAACTGCGGCATACAAATTCAGCATATCTGACATTTGTTGCCATAGGCGAAGACGGAAAACCTTCCCTTGTACCTCAGTTAGTCCTTGAGACAGGTGTGGATCACAGAAGAAACAAAGAAGCAGTTGAGCGGCGAGCCGTGCGTAAGCAAGAGCTGGTGCGTGAACGGGCCCCTTCAACTGATTAATATATTTAACAGCTCGAACAAATGTAGAACTCGTCCAAAGTCATCGTTCTGCATGTTGCCCCTAATTTCATGAGGCAAGCTACTCCGAGACTGGTTTCATGCCGGGAGCTCCACCCTCCCGGCAAAAATTTCGGCATCCAGCTCCTATGGTGTCCGGTCGGATTAACCCGGTCCCGGCCGGGCACCAAGCTTTTCAACACCCGTCAGGTCTGAAAATCCCTATTCTTTTACACTAAGAGAATAGGGATTTTCCCTTTTGTTTCAGGCGTAAAGAGAACTTCTCAACCAAACATTTGTTCACTCTTCATGCAAATCCTCAATTACTATTCCAATTACGCATTCAGAGTGCTACAAGGAAGGCTGATAAAGAACCAACCGTTTACACAAATAAAAAGGAGTTCTGCCATGAAAAAAAAGAAAATGACGACAGCCTTCGGGAAACCTGTAGGTGACGACCTAAACTCCCAAACAGCCGGAGAAAAAGGCCCGGTCCTAGTTCAGGATATGCACCTTCTAGAGAAACTGGCCCACTTCGACCGCGAGCGCATCCCTGAACGCGTGGTTCATGCCAAAGGAGCCGGTGCATACGGCTATTTTGAAGTAACTGCTGATGTTACTAAATACACAAAAGCGGCCTTCCTCTCTGAGGTTGGCAAAAAAACTGATCTATTTGTGCGCTTTTCAACAGTCGGAGGAGAAAAAGGCTCTGCTGATGCCGAACGTGATCCGCGTGGTTTCGCCATCAAGTTTTACACTGAAGAAGGCAACTACGACATGGTCGGCAATAATACCCCGGTCTTCTTTATTCGCGACCCAATGAAATTTCCTGATTTCATACATACCCAAAAACGTAATCCTGCAACCAATTTAAAAGATCCCGACATGTTCTGGGATTTCTTATCCCTCACACCTGAATCAATTCATCAGGTAACTATTCTTTTCTCGGACAGAGGAACCCCTATAACCTTCCGCCATATGAATGGTTACTCGAGCCACACCTACAAATGGTACAATGAAAAAGGTGAATACGTCTGGGTCCAATATCACTTTAAAACAGACCAAGGCTCAAAAACCATGACTGCGGCCGAAGCAGGTGCGATGTGTGCCAAAGATCCTGATCATGCCACCCGGGATCTGCATGAATCCATTAAAAATGGGGACTTCCCGTCATGGACGCTGGAGATGCAGATACTGACTCCCCGGCAAGCCAAAGATTTCAAATGGGATATCTTTGATATTACCAAAGTATGGCCTCATTCCGAAGTACCACCCATCACTGTAGGGAAGATGGTCTTGAATCGAAATCCGGAAAATTATTTTGCCGAAGTAGAACAAGCGGCATTCACCCCCGGCAATCTTGTACCCGGCATCGGAGCCTCACCTGACAAGATGCTCCAAGGGCGCATGTTTTCGTACCACGACACCCATCTCCACAGACTTGGAACAAATTACCAGCTCATCCCCGTAAATATGCCCAAAAACGCTCCTGAGCTTAATTACCAACGCGACGGAGCTATGCGTGTAGATGATGGCGGAGGCGGTGGACCTAATTACTGGCCGAACAGCTTCGGAACCGCTGGACCGGATGAAACAGCCCTTGAACCTCCACTGCCGATCGAAGGCAATGCAGCGCAACATAGTTATAAACTTGTAGACGATGACTTTGTTCAGGCCGGCAATCTGTATCGCAATGTTATGAGTGAACAGGACCGGGTAAATCTGACGAGAAATATTATCGGACATTTGAGCGGAGCACAGAAACGCATCCAGCTCAGACAGGCTGCAATCTTCTATAAAACAGATAAAGACTATGGCACCCGCATCGCAAAAGGGCTTGAGCTTGATCTTGCTAAAGTTGAAAAGCTGGCAAATATGAATCAAGCCGACAGAGTAAAGGCTACAGCTTCTTAACCGCCCTACAAACTGAAAAAACAAAAGTCCGGAAAATTTCATAAAATTTTCCGGACTTTTTAATTGTTTTATATCAGCTTATTATACTCACATTAAAATTTCATTTTCTCACCGATTGAAATTCCTTTTTCACTGAGTTCTGCCTGATACGGCCAGCATTCAACTCCCTCCGCAAGAGCCTGCTCAAACAATTTTGCATATTTGGGGTCGATAAAATCAGCAGGACCGAAACATTTTCCATCATTACGCTGAACAAAAAAGAACATCGCGACCCTATACCCTTCGGCGGCAAGAGCCATCAATTCAACAAGGTGTTTCTGTCCCCGTTCAGTGGGCGCATCAGGAAAGCAGGCCACATCCTCTTCTACAAGAGTGACATTTTTACACTCAACCCATAAATCCGGCAGACGCCCTGACTCATCGGTAAATTTTGCATCAATACGACTTTTACCGACTACAGCCTCACGCTTGATTGCGGTGTACCCTTTCAATTCAGGCAAAACCGCAACCTCAAAGGCTCTCTGTATCATTTTGTTTGGAACAGAAGTGTTCACGCCAACCCACGAACCTGACAGATTAACCATCTCGAGAGTCCATTTAAGCTTACGCGCCGGATTCAATGCCGGAGAAATAAATATCTCCTGCCCTTCCCGCAGCAAGCCAAGCATAGAACCGGTATTATTTGTATGAATAGATATAATCTGACCATCAAGCAAAGCTTCGACGGTAAATCTTTTATATCTTTTTATAAAAACAGCTTTCCGGCAGCCTTCCGGATAAATAATCAATGATTCAGACATCTGCCCCTCATGTATATATCCTACACCTCAAAAAAAATACCCCGGGTCATTTAACTAATAATATTATTTTATTCTCAAAAAAAAATATCCGTAAATTTTGAATGCACGAAAACTCCTGACAAAAAAAGAATTAATTATCTCGCAAACGTGATAAGCCCTACCTAAAACGGGCAGTTTCCTTATTGGTATGGTTCCTTATTCGGAGATTAAAATCCTTGTTACACAAAGAGTTTCATACCTCTAAGGGGGTCATTATATCTGGAAAATACCTTGACGAATCACTAGGTATCTGGAATATCGTGCTGTTAGTCACAGCGTGACAGAATTCACATTTCCAGCCTCATTGTCAGGCCGGAAAATCTTTATAAGACCTAAGCAAGAGCTTGAGGATCCTTATTTCTGTCGTAGACAATTAATTCAGGAACTTACAATGAACCTTGAAGAAAGATTGTTAGAAAAAAGAAATGTTCTGACTAAAAAATGGTTTGATTTGGTCCTGTCTTCCTATCCTGAAACAACTCAGAAGATATGGAAGAGCAACAGCGATCAGTTCACAAATCCTGTCGGAATTACCACTCAAAGGGTCACGAGAGAACTTTTTGACCTTATTATTGAATGGAAAGATGTAGACGCAATTGCAAAATCTCTGGAAGACCTAATTAAAATAAGGGCTGTTCAGGAATTTGCACCATCAAGAGCTTTAAGTTTTGTTTTTCTTTTTAAGAAACTGCTGAGAGATGAGTTTATGCAGGATCTTAAAAAGGAAGGTAGACTTGACGAGTTGCTCGCGTTTGAGACCAGGGTTGATAACCTAGGTCTGATCGCGTTCGACATCTATACCAAGAATAGGGATTTGATCACGCAGATGAGAATTGGTGAAGTTAAACGCTCTCACCACATGCTCTTAAGGCGGGTCAACGAAATCGAGGATGCTTCGGCCAAAGGGGCCGGACAGGTGTAGTGGCCGGCTTCCCCGGGAAGCCAAACGTTATAAGCGAGGTGAAGGTAGATGAACGCTTTGTACTCACTCGTTTTAGTTTTTGCCCTAGTGCTGCTGGCTCTTTTTGGAGTAGAAACAGCGCATATGGCAAAACTCTTCGGCATCGGCTTACCTTTGGTAGCTGTTGCCGTATTTCTGGTAGGTTTCGCTTACCGGATGATTAAATGGGCGAAAAGCCCGGTTCCTTTTTGTATTCCGACCACGGCCGGACAGCAGAAGTCTTTGGACTTCATCCATCACAACAAGTTCGACAACCCCGTGACTCCGTGTCAAACTTTTATCCGTATGTTTCTTGAGGTCTGCTGCTTCCGCTCTTTGTTCCGGAACACAAAAGTAGGTCTCAAAGACGGCAAAGTGACATATGCTTCCGCCAAATGGCTGTGGCTGTTTTCACTTATGTTTCACTACTCATTCCTGCTTATTGTAATCAGGCACATGAGACTTTTCTTTGAGCCGATTCCCGCCTGTATCGGCTGGGTTGAAATGCTTGACGGGATCTTCCAGATCGGAACACCCAGAATGTACATGAGTGATATCCTTATCATTGTCGGTGTGGCTTTCTTGCTCGCACGCAGACTTTGGGATGCAAAACTCCGTTACATTTCTCTGGTTACTGACTATTTCCCACTGTTACTCATTATCGCCATCGGCCTTTCCGGTATCTACATGCGCTTTATCGCAAAAGTAGATGTTATGGCTATTAAACAGCTTACTATGGGACTTGTAACCTTCAACCCAGTAATTCCCGCAAATGTGGATGTATCTTTCTATGTACACCTATTATTAGTCTGTACACTGCTCATTTACTTCCCATTCAGCAAGCTTATGCATGCAGGTGGTATCTTCCTTTCTCCTACAAGGAATATGCCTAACAACACCCGCATCAAGCATCACGAGAACCCTTGGAATGATCCGAACATCAAGCCACATAGCTATGCGGCTTATGAAGACGACTTCAGGGAACCTATGATTGAAGCGGGTCTCCCTGTGGACAAAGAGGCATAATAAAGTCCAGCGGACTTTATGTGTTGGTTGGACCTTATAATACCTTTTGTTGAGGAGTTGACATGGCTGACCTCCCAAAAGCTGATGAGCTTTTTAAAAGCATTAACTATACACCACCTTCCACAGGTTGGATGGATACCCCGGTTGACTGTTCTCCCGGGAACTGGTGTTACCCTGCTAAGGCAGATAAACTCGAATACTTAGGTTTCCCGAACCCACGCCAATGGTCTCCTGCTGACGTGGACTGGAAACTCCCTGAAAACTGGCAGGACATTGTCCATCAGGGATTCAAAGAGAGACTGGATAAATACCGTTCTCTTAAAGTATTCATGGACGTCTGTGTGCGTTGCGGCGCTTGCGCTGACAAATGCCACTTTTTCATCGGTTCCGGCGATCCTAAAAACATGCCGGTCCTTCGTGCAGAACTTATGCGTTCTGTTTACCGTAAGGACTTCACCATGGCCGGAAAAATTCTGACAACCCTCACCGGTTCCAGAGTTATGACCGAAGACGTTCTTAAAGAGTGGTTCATTTACTTTTACCAGTGTACTGAGTGTCGCCGTTGCTCACTGTTCTGCCCTTACGGCATCGATACAGCTGAAGTAACAATGATGGCACGTGAACTGCTTCACCTTTGCGGCGTGAATATTAACTGGATCATGGAACCGGTTGCTAACTGTAACCGTACAGGTAACCATCTCGGTATCCAGCCACACGCTTTCAAAGATATCGTTGAATTCATGGTTGACGACATCGAAGAGATCACAGGCAAAAAACTTAACGTTCCAATTAATGAAAAGGGACATGAAGTTATCTTCATCACTCCTTCCGGGGACGTTTTTGCTGACCCGGGCATCTACACCTTTATGGGTTACCTGATGCTCTTCGATCATATCGGTCTGGACTATACTCTTTCCACTTATGCCTCTGAAGGCGGTAACTTCGGCCTGTTCACATCTGCGGACATGATGAAGAAACTCAACGGGAAGATGTACGCTGAAGCAAAACGCCTAGGAGTCAAATGGATTCTCGGCGGCGAATGCGGTCACATGTGGCGCGTAATTAACCAGTACATGGATACAATGAACGGCCCAGCGAACTTCCTCGAAGTTCCTAAAAGTCCGATCACCGGTACTGTTTTCCATAACGCTGCTCAGACTAAAATGGTTCACATCGCCGAGTTCACAGCTGACCTTATGAAGCATAATAAGCTGAAACTCGATCCGACCAGAAATGATCATATTCGCGCAACCTTCCACGATTCCTGTAACCCTGCTCGGGCCATGGGTCTTTTGGATGAGCCTCGCTACGTTCTCAATAACGTTGTTAAAAACTTCCATGAAATGCCAGAACAGACCATTCGTGAGCAGACATTCTGCTGCGCAGGCGGAGCAGGTCTGAACACTGACGAAATCATGGAAATACGCATGCGCGGTGGCTTGCCTCGCGGCAACGCATTGAAATCAGTACAGGAAGAACATGATGTAAACATGATGGCCTGTATCTGTGCAATTGACCGTGCAACGCTTATTCCGCTTGCCGACTACTGGGCTCCGGGCGTTGACATCTGCGGTGTTCACGAACTTGTCGGTAATGCTCTTATTCTCGACGGCGAGAAA comes from the Maridesulfovibrio ferrireducens genome and includes:
- a CDS encoding acyl-CoA thioesterase — translated: MKEKKVSESRAYTTYRVLPQDTNPAGNLHGGVLLKQLDLIAATCAMRHARKPVVTASIDRMNFLRPAYVGELINLHANVNMVGRTSMEIGVRVEAENLLTGELRHTNSAYLTFVAIGEDGKPSLVPQLVLETGVDHRRNKEAVERRAVRKQELVRERAPSTD
- the dsrK gene encoding sulfate reduction electron transfer complex DsrMKJOP subunit DsrK translates to MADLPKADELFKSINYTPPSTGWMDTPVDCSPGNWCYPAKADKLEYLGFPNPRQWSPADVDWKLPENWQDIVHQGFKERLDKYRSLKVFMDVCVRCGACADKCHFFIGSGDPKNMPVLRAELMRSVYRKDFTMAGKILTTLTGSRVMTEDVLKEWFIYFYQCTECRRCSLFCPYGIDTAEVTMMARELLHLCGVNINWIMEPVANCNRTGNHLGIQPHAFKDIVEFMVDDIEEITGKKLNVPINEKGHEVIFITPSGDVFADPGIYTFMGYLMLFDHIGLDYTLSTYASEGGNFGLFTSADMMKKLNGKMYAEAKRLGVKWILGGECGHMWRVINQYMDTMNGPANFLEVPKSPITGTVFHNAAQTKMVHIAEFTADLMKHNKLKLDPTRNDHIRATFHDSCNPARAMGLLDEPRYVLNNVVKNFHEMPEQTIREQTFCCAGGAGLNTDEIMEIRMRGGLPRGNALKSVQEEHDVNMMACICAIDRATLIPLADYWAPGVDICGVHELVGNALILDGEKERETDLRLNPLPKKEE
- a CDS encoding catalase, translated to MKKKKMTTAFGKPVGDDLNSQTAGEKGPVLVQDMHLLEKLAHFDRERIPERVVHAKGAGAYGYFEVTADVTKYTKAAFLSEVGKKTDLFVRFSTVGGEKGSADAERDPRGFAIKFYTEEGNYDMVGNNTPVFFIRDPMKFPDFIHTQKRNPATNLKDPDMFWDFLSLTPESIHQVTILFSDRGTPITFRHMNGYSSHTYKWYNEKGEYVWVQYHFKTDQGSKTMTAAEAGAMCAKDPDHATRDLHESIKNGDFPSWTLEMQILTPRQAKDFKWDIFDITKVWPHSEVPPITVGKMVLNRNPENYFAEVEQAAFTPGNLVPGIGASPDKMLQGRMFSYHDTHLHRLGTNYQLIPVNMPKNAPELNYQRDGAMRVDDGGGGGPNYWPNSFGTAGPDETALEPPLPIEGNAAQHSYKLVDDDFVQAGNLYRNVMSEQDRVNLTRNIIGHLSGAQKRIQLRQAAIFYKTDKDYGTRIAKGLELDLAKVEKLANMNQADRVKATAS
- the sfsA gene encoding DNA/RNA nuclease SfsA translates to MSESLIIYPEGCRKAVFIKRYKRFTVEALLDGQIISIHTNNTGSMLGLLREGQEIFISPALNPARKLKWTLEMVNLSGSWVGVNTSVPNKMIQRAFEVAVLPELKGYTAIKREAVVGKSRIDAKFTDESGRLPDLWVECKNVTLVEEDVACFPDAPTERGQKHLVELMALAAEGYRVAMFFFVQRNDGKCFGPADFIDPKYAKLFEQALAEGVECWPYQAELSEKGISIGEKMKF
- the dsrM gene encoding sulfate reduction electron transfer complex DsrMKJOP subunit DsrM; its protein translation is MNALYSLVLVFALVLLALFGVETAHMAKLFGIGLPLVAVAVFLVGFAYRMIKWAKSPVPFCIPTTAGQQKSLDFIHHNKFDNPVTPCQTFIRMFLEVCCFRSLFRNTKVGLKDGKVTYASAKWLWLFSLMFHYSFLLIVIRHMRLFFEPIPACIGWVEMLDGIFQIGTPRMYMSDILIIVGVAFLLARRLWDAKLRYISLVTDYFPLLLIIAIGLSGIYMRFIAKVDVMAIKQLTMGLVTFNPVIPANVDVSFYVHLLLVCTLLIYFPFSKLMHAGGIFLSPTRNMPNNTRIKHHENPWNDPNIKPHSYAAYEDDFREPMIEAGLPVDKEA
- a CDS encoding RsbRD N-terminal domain-containing protein, encoding MNLEERLLEKRNVLTKKWFDLVLSSYPETTQKIWKSNSDQFTNPVGITTQRVTRELFDLIIEWKDVDAIAKSLEDLIKIRAVQEFAPSRALSFVFLFKKLLRDEFMQDLKKEGRLDELLAFETRVDNLGLIAFDIYTKNRDLITQMRIGEVKRSHHMLLRRVNEIEDASAKGAGQV